A window of the Lagopus muta isolate bLagMut1 chromosome 1, bLagMut1 primary, whole genome shotgun sequence genome harbors these coding sequences:
- the LOC125688291 gene encoding claudin-8-like — protein sequence MISGALQIAGLLLGGLGTIGTFAVTGMPQWRVSAFIENNIIVFETIWEGLWMHCIRQANIRMQCKVYDSVLALSPDLQASRGLMCAGSVLSFLAFLIATVGMKCTRCRQSGWPTKGYILLAAGLLFILSGTTVLVPICWVANTIIKDFYNPVVNVAQKRELGEALYLGWVAAFCLLAAGAIFCCFCRCCEKTGSYNYSVPPHHLPLNQHLHGTTESAYSKSQYV from the coding sequence ATGATCAGTGGTGCGTTGCAGATTGCCGGGCTGCTCCTCGGTGGCCTCGGCACGATTGGGACATTTGCAGTCACGGGCATGCCTCAGTGGAGGGTGTCTGCCTTCATCGAGAATAACATCATTGTGTTTGAAACCATTTGGGAAGGCCTGTGGATGCACTGCATCAGGCAAGCCAACATCAGGATGCAGTGCAAGGTCTACGACTCCGTGCTGGCCCTCTCGCCAGACCTGCAGGCATCCAGAGGACTGATGTGTGCTGGGTCAGTGCTCTCCTTCCTGGCTTTTCTGATTGCCACTGTTGGAATGAAGTGTACGCGGTGCCGGCAGAGCGGCTGGCCGACCAAAGGCTATATCCTCTTGGCAGCTGGGCTCCTCTTCATCCTCTCAGGTACCACTGTGCTTGTTCCAATCTGCTGGGTTGCCAATACCATCATCAAGGATTTCTACAACCCTGTGGTCAATGTGGCACAGAAGAGAGAGCTTGGTGAGGCCCTCTACCTAGGCTGGgtggctgctttctgcctgtTGGCTGCTGGAGCCatattctgctgcttctgtcgCTGTTGTGAGAAAACTGGGAGCTACAACTACTCTGTGCCTCCTCACCACCTGCCGCTCAACCAACACTTGCATGGGACCACCGAAAGTGCCTACTCTAAGAGTCAGTACGTCTAG